The Lycium ferocissimum isolate CSIRO_LF1 unplaced genomic scaffold, AGI_CSIRO_Lferr_CH_V1 ctg15072, whole genome shotgun sequence genome window below encodes:
- the LOC132042405 gene encoding uncharacterized protein LOC132042405: MNALIWNIRSVNTMEDFPRLIKLKHKYNLGFIGLLEPFQQPDKIEEHRRRLGMQTALANEDIVITVVYARCTQRERLELWDSLEDVATNMNKPGMIGGDFNVIMSEEEKYGGLAVGANETQDFNLCMQNCEMQDFGFKGRKYTWWNGQSGEDYIFKRIDRCLGNLGIQQMYPGIEVNHLIRIGSDHALLLISYAGNNMPIKQPFKFLNFWEIETLEDVIKVHEVQFELQPTLHNRERLQRVQADLNRYLHLEEEFWKQKAGMQWFNDGDRNTRFFHAYVQGRRKRLQLRRIQDQQGTWLEDPDAIVTEAINFFTTQFIKEEDPDDFEILDQLPTLISEDQIIRFWRCQQNRG, encoded by the exons ATGAATGCTTTGATATGGAACATTAGATCAGTGAATACCATGGAAGATTTTCCAAGGTTGATAAAACTGAAGCACAAGTATAATCTTGGTTTTATTGGCTTGTTGGAGCCTTTTCAACAACCAGACAAAATTGAGGAGCACAGAAGAAGATTGGGCATGCAAACTGCTTTGGCTAAT GAAGACATTGTGATAACTGTTGTGTATGCTAGATGTACTCAAAGAGAGAGATTGGAATTATGGGATAGCCTAGAAGATGTAGCAACTAACATGAACAAGCCCGGGATGATAGGAGGagattttaatgtcattatgTCTGAGGAAGAGAAATATGGAGGTCTAGCAGTTGGAGCAAATGAGACACAAGACTTTAATTTGTGTATGCAGAATTGTGAGATGCAAGATTTTGGATTCAAGGGTAGAAAATATACCTGGTGGAATGGGCAGAGTGGGGAagattatattttcaaaaggatAGACAGATGTTTAGGAAATTTGGGAATTCAACAAATGTAtccaggaattgaagtgaatcattTAATCAGGATAGGATCAGACCATGCTCTTTTGTTGATTTCATATGCAGGAAACAATATGCCTATTAAGCAGCCTTTTAAGTTTCTTAATTTTTGG GAAATAGAAACTCTGGAAGATGTGATTAAAGTTCATGAAGTGCAATTTGAACTGCAACCTACCCTCCATAATAGGGAAAGATTGCAAAGAGTACAGGCTGACTTGAATAGATACTTACATTTAGAAGAGGAATTTTGGAAGCAAAAAGCAGGAATGCAATGGTTCAATGATGGAGATAGAAACACAAGGTTTTtccatgcatatgtacaagggAGGAGGAAAAGATTGCAGCTGAGAAGAATTCAAGATCAACAGGGAACTTGGCTAGAAGACCCTGATGCAATAGTTACTGAAGCTATTAATTTCTTTACAACACAGTTCATAAAAGAAGAAGATCCTGATGattttgaaattctagatcaATTACCTACTTTGATCTCAGAAGATCAAATTATAAGATTTTGGAGATGCCAACAGAACAGGGGGTGA